One window of the Spirochaetia bacterium 38H-sp genome contains the following:
- a CDS encoding flippase encodes MILRTNRFIRKIKNKIISLFSHAGFLRYAKNTSWLMIEKILRMFVGLFVGAWVARYLGPDQYGLLSYAQSFVGLFTAIATLGLDGIVVREIVKYPEKENEILGTAFVLKLIGAITTFIILYIAIHFTSNNEYTNILIFIIASAAIFQAFNVIDMYFQAKVMGKYAVIANTFSLFISSALKIILILMRAPLVAFALVVIFDSLILASGYVYCYLKVRKKFFIKQIKFEFGLAKELLKDSKFLFFSSMVLMIQARIDQVMLKSFLGNEEVGYYSVAMRLIESFGFLPMVLKNSLYPAVQNAKAISEQIYKSRLLNLYRMSFFLFLIIAIPIFSFSENIVVILFGQEYQPAGILLSLMVIRLFFANMGVGRGHFILSENLLYFSFITMVIGTTTNIVLNYLWIPFYGSMGAVFASIVSFFVTIFLVDIFYNKTRENVFIMLKAVLTFYKMRINE; translated from the coding sequence ATGATCTTGAGAACGAATAGGTTTATTAGAAAAATAAAAAACAAAATAATATCATTATTTTCTCATGCTGGTTTTTTAAGGTATGCCAAGAATACATCATGGCTTATGATTGAGAAAATTCTAAGAATGTTTGTTGGCCTTTTTGTAGGGGCATGGGTTGCAAGGTATCTTGGGCCTGATCAGTATGGCCTTTTAAGTTATGCTCAAAGTTTTGTAGGGCTTTTTACAGCTATAGCCACTCTTGGCCTTGACGGCATTGTAGTAAGAGAGATAGTAAAATACCCAGAAAAAGAAAATGAGATATTAGGAACTGCTTTTGTATTAAAACTAATTGGTGCCATTACAACTTTTATAATTTTATACATTGCTATTCATTTTACATCTAATAACGAATATACAAATATATTAATTTTCATCATTGCTTCTGCTGCCATTTTTCAAGCTTTTAATGTTATAGATATGTATTTCCAAGCAAAAGTCATGGGTAAATATGCTGTTATTGCAAATACGTTTTCTCTGTTTATTTCTTCAGCACTAAAAATAATTCTTATATTAATGAGAGCTCCTTTAGTAGCTTTTGCTTTAGTTGTTATCTTTGATAGTCTTATTTTGGCAAGTGGATACGTTTATTGTTATCTCAAAGTTAGAAAAAAGTTTTTTATAAAGCAGATAAAATTTGAGTTTGGTCTTGCTAAAGAACTATTAAAAGATAGTAAATTCTTATTTTTTAGCAGTATGGTTTTGATGATACAAGCAAGAATTGATCAAGTAATGTTAAAAAGTTTTTTAGGAAATGAAGAGGTGGGATATTATAGTGTTGCTATGAGATTGATTGAGAGTTTTGGATTTCTTCCTATGGTATTAAAAAATTCTTTATATCCGGCTGTGCAAAATGCTAAAGCTATTTCAGAACAAATTTATAAGTCAAGATTATTAAATCTGTATCGAATGAGTTTTTTTTTATTTTTAATAATAGCAATTCCGATATTTTCCTTTTCTGAAAATATAGTGGTTATTTTATTTGGGCAAGAGTATCAACCTGCTGGTATCTTATTGTCGTTAATGGTGATTAGATTGTTTTTTGCTAACATGGGAGTAGGAAGAGGCCATTTTATATTAAGTGAGAATTTATTATATTTTTCTTTTATAACTATGGTTATTGGCACAACAACAAATATAGTTTTAAACTATTTATGGATTCCATTTTATGGTTCAATGGGTGCGGTTTTTGCTAGTATTGTTTCTTTTTTTGTTACTATATTCTTAGTCGATATCTTTTATAATAAGACAAGAGAAAATGTCTTTATTATGTTGAAAGCTGTATTAACATTCTATAAAATGAGAATAAATGAATAA
- a CDS encoding DUF268 domain-containing protein — protein sequence MQFKRTKNENFSKIEFYPCLFDNLSYTPVDPVYFYQDTWAAKKIFELKPKHHIDVGSSAKTVGILSQFVPVTMVDIRPIQLKLEGLNFIKGSILDLPFDDYSVESISSLCVVEHIGLGRYGDEIDAYGSEKAIKELKRVIKVGGIILFSVPVDQENKIYFNAHRAFTRDYILKLFKDDCELIEEKYQYGTSLYDKYDPNKGFGTGLYYFRKVK from the coding sequence ATGCAGTTTAAAAGAACAAAAAATGAAAATTTCTCAAAAATAGAATTTTATCCGTGTTTGTTTGATAATTTGTCTTATACACCGGTAGATCCTGTATATTTCTATCAAGATACTTGGGCAGCAAAAAAAATATTTGAGTTGAAACCAAAGCACCATATTGATGTTGGAAGTTCTGCTAAAACTGTTGGAATCTTGTCGCAATTTGTTCCAGTTACAATGGTAGATATTAGACCAATTCAACTTAAATTAGAAGGTTTAAATTTTATAAAGGGATCTATTTTAGATCTACCTTTTGATGATTATTCAGTGGAGAGTATTTCATCATTATGTGTAGTAGAGCATATTGGACTTGGGAGATATGGAGACGAAATAGATGCTTATGGAAGTGAAAAAGCAATAAAAGAGCTAAAAAGAGTTATTAAGGTGGGTGGGATAATTTTATTTAGTGTTCCAGTTGATCAGGAAAATAAAATATATTTTAATGCTCATAGAGCATTTACTAGAGATTATATTTTAAAATTATTTAAAGATGATTGTGAACTTATTGAAGAAAAATATCAGTACGGAACTTCACTATATGATAAATATGATCCAAATAAAGGTTTTGGAACAGGTCTATATTACTTTAGAAAGGTTAAATGA
- a CDS encoding FkbM family methyltransferase, with protein MMFVKMAYIKRKIRGLAWRVFNMLENNGNCNFEQNGEKLFIENLFEHFKNKDGREKIVFDIGANIGEYSSMLSEYSLKNNIDIELHLFEPTKSCFQVLEKKFKDKDNVHLNHFGVSNKSEMATIFYDKETSGFASLYKRNLYVYNVDLGKKEDVFLKRMDEYIEQNNILHIDFVKIDIEGHELRAFEGFGKYLSGDYIDFIQFEYGGANLDSHTSLMEIYDFLESRKFEIAKVMPKGLEFRKYEPFMENFQYANYVAVSKAKF; from the coding sequence ATGATGTTTGTGAAAATGGCATATATAAAAAGAAAAATTAGGGGATTAGCTTGGAGAGTATTTAATATGCTCGAAAATAATGGAAATTGTAATTTTGAACAAAATGGTGAAAAATTATTTATTGAAAATTTATTTGAACATTTTAAAAATAAAGATGGGAGGGAGAAAATTGTATTTGATATAGGTGCAAATATTGGTGAATACTCTTCTATGCTTAGTGAGTATTCATTAAAAAATAATATAGATATAGAGTTGCATCTTTTTGAACCTACTAAAAGTTGTTTTCAAGTTCTTGAGAAAAAATTTAAAGATAAAGATAATGTTCACTTAAATCATTTTGGAGTTTCAAATAAAAGTGAAATGGCAACTATTTTTTATGATAAGGAAACAAGCGGATTTGCATCACTTTATAAAAGAAATTTATATGTCTATAACGTAGACTTGGGAAAAAAAGAGGATGTTTTTCTGAAAAGAATGGATGAGTATATTGAACAGAATAATATTTTGCATATTGATTTTGTTAAAATTGATATAGAAGGACATGAATTAAGAGCTTTTGAAGGTTTTGGTAAATATTTAAGTGGTGATTACATTGATTTTATACAATTTGAGTATGGTGGTGCAAATCTAGATTCACATACTAGTCTGATGGAAATATATGACTTTCTAGAAAGTAGAAAATTTGAAATAGCCAAAGTAATGCCAAAAGGCTTGGAATTTAGGAAATATGAGCCTTTTATGGAAAACTTTCAATATGCAAATTATGTTGCTGTTTCAAAAGCGAAGTTTTAA